From Punica granatum isolate Tunisia-2019 chromosome 1, ASM765513v2, whole genome shotgun sequence:
ATATGAAGTACGTATATCTGAATCGGGTTCTCCAGAGCAACAAAGTAAAGTAATTCTGCTCTCTAATCTCAAGTAACAGACAGCTCATTGTTGCACCCATATGCGAAAAACCAATGCAAATTCTTAACTTACGACCAAAATCAGACGAAAGTAATCCTAGCAATCCAATCCTAGTCGCTATGGCCATGGATCAACCTCCACATCAGGCCAGAGGAGACGCAATGACAGAACCAGAGCGAGCAGATTACCTGGAGCTGCCAGGATCTTCGGTACTGAGAGGAGCGTAAGACTGATTGGGATGCAACAGCGAGGAGCTCACCATCTCGATCACCGGGCCGCCGCTTCTCCCGGAAGTGGAAGCGGACGAGCTCGAGGGTGCCCTCACGCTCTTCAAGGCATCCCTGTGTTTCCGGAATATCTGAGTCCGGTTCCTCGTCGCCATTAGAGAGGAGGAGAATCTCACGAATCCGACTTCAGGTTCCGATGACAATTGGAATCGATACCACGTCCGAGCTCACAGATCCGGCGGAGGAACGGAGATTTGAAGAGGTTTTTGTAGGTGTTTGGTGGATCGAGAGAACGGAGGAGAAATGTCTTCTCTGGTCTGGAcggagagggagggagggaggaagGAGGAAAGAGGAAGTCACGTGACGGTGACCTGCAATCACGTGCCGGCGAAGCTCCCTTCCGCTCAGTGGAAATGTGGAATCATGACTTTACCAATTGTATTAATTCTAGTTTGCCCCCCGAagttttctctttctctcagtTCACCACATGTGGACATGGTTTCCCCATTTGCCCAACAGAGATTATGTCGACAAGCCAAGATCGCGACCAAATGATAAAACGAGAGAAACTTAACTCGATAATTCATTATTGCTATGCGAGAATACATAAATGGTAGGAACCGTTAGGTTCATGATTTCATCCCTTGTCGAAATACGAAACGTGCATCGCCATTCGCGAATTTGGGAGCTGAGCAGCTGCAATTATAACATTATGCACCATGCATCTCCGCAGTTGACATTAGTATGCTCATATGGACAATGTGACCGGAATATCAATACTGTCCTCCTAAATTTTCCAAGTACTTtgcactttctttttctttcatcgGCCTCGATCTGTTTCCTAccagaaacaaaaaaaaaaaaagataaaaaggaTAAAGTGGAAACTTAAGGGGAATTTGAATTTAATTCCAAACCTTACTTTATATACTACTAGTGGATTAAAAAGCCAAGAAAGTAAGATTTGGGGAAAtattgaaacaataaaaaagtATAGGGGGTAAAGTGTGAAGTTTCTTGGTATATAATTGCTAGCTAGCCGCTAAGCACACTTCTCTTTCTCGGCGAAATTCACCTGCGGGGTTCATCTTTGCTCTCTCTTCCCTTTCTCTCACTCCCAGGGCCAACCCCCAGCTCCCCGATTTTCTCGGTCATTTCAAGGATTAATCGAATTTTACTGTCCCACGATCGAAGCCCAGTGAGATCGATTCCGAATCTAGCTCGTGATTGCAGCAAAAATCGGTCCTTATTGAGCTGAATTTCGATTTTGGGGCTGGGTGAGCTATGGATGCTGATTCATGGAGTGCTCGTCTCTCGTCGGCCTCGAGGAGATATCAATCTTCCCTTCAAACGCGATCAGGTCAGCTCAATTTTGTAATTTCCCTGCTTTTTGTGTTTTGAGTGAGCTCAGTGAACGAGTTCTTATCTGCCTTTTGATGTAATATTAGACGAGTTCTACATgtgcaataaaaaaaatgggaaTTGTTTATTTTTGTAGTTTACGGCGAGATTTCTGGTAGTGTTTTGATTCCGGAAATAGATACAGTTTGAAGGAAACATCTTTATGTTAAAGATGATTGAAGCAAGTTTGTTGTTATATGTTCAGTCGTCATGTTTGGTTCTTGGGAACCAACATAGCAATGAGAATATAAGCAAGATTATATCCTTCAATTGTTACCCTTATAAATGAATTCAAGATTATGCGAAGAAAGATGACCGCATATCGTGATTGTCTTTACGCAGTAAGATGCAGTATTTTATGTTTCGGCCCAATTCCTGAGGATGGTTCATCTATCCCTCGACTCTGAAACCCGTAAGTGTTCTCCTTTTTTACTGGTTCTGACGAAGTTGTAAATATGGTCCTTGCAGATATGTTTATGGGGTTCGAGGAAATTGATGGAGATGATGATATTAGGGAGGAGTTTCCATGCCCATTTTGTTCAGAGTATTTTGACATCGTTGGCTTGTGTATTCACTTAGACGATGAGCATCCAGTGGAAGCAAGGAATGGGGTATTGTGCACTTAAAAATTGTCACAACtacattttataattattatgcGTCATGTATATTACTAGATTTCTTGTCATGATTTTGAGGTTGGAGGGGTCTTGGAGTTTCCAAATTTACCAAGTCTTCATTTCACACTACGCTGTTAGTCAAGCACAGACTTTCCTCAGTTACTTACCAAGAATATTGTTTGTTGGGGGATGAATTGTTAAGTAGATCACAATCTGTTCTTAGGACCACGTCTCTCATTACTTTGGCTCTCTATTGCAGGTGTGTCCTGTTTGTGCAATGAGAGCAGGAGTTGATATGGTTGCACATATAACCCTACAACATGGAAATATTTTCAAGATATCCTTTGAAAGGAGTTATGTTATTTATCATATTCAGTCTGCACGTTactttatttatctatttcagatatgtttttctcttctttgcaGTTCAAGCTGTTACATGACTTAATTGCTAAAATGTGATACttgttatatttttcaatattttcacTTTATAGTCGCTAGCAAATTTGAAAATGCACAAGCCATGTATTGTTGATTATTGCATCAACTAGATTACTCGATCATTGGCTGAAACTGGATTTCTTTATTGTCCAGTATCCAACATTGTATTGGCAGGTTGATCAAAATTCTCATCACATACTActctaatttataataaaaattctcTGTTTGTAATACACCATATATCTGCCATTCTTGAAGTTTCAAAGCATTTTTGAACATTGTCTTGGCTGCATTAAGGGCATGTTATGTTTTAGCCCAACAAAAAGCGGAGAGAGAGGTATAGACCATTATGATTCTTCTCGCACTTTGATTTCCTTAATGAGAGGTTACATGCAGCGTAAAAGGAAGTCAAGAAAAAGTGGATCCCATT
This genomic window contains:
- the LOC116210524 gene encoding protein DEHYDRATION-INDUCED 19 homolog 3-like isoform X2; its protein translation is MDADSWSARLSSASRRYQSSLQTRSDMFMGFEEIDGDDDIREEFPCPFCSEYFDIVGLCIHLDDEHPVEARNGVCPVCAMRAGVDMVAHITLQHGNIFKMQRKRKSRKSGSHSALSFLKRELRDGTLQSLLGGSSCTVSSSNAAADPLLSSFILPVGDDFASVQTNLSTETSTKKKSLDENVPERKVQTPPLSVKDQEERAKRCKFVGELLFSTILNDGL
- the LOC116210524 gene encoding protein DEHYDRATION-INDUCED 19 homolog 3-like isoform X1, which gives rise to MDADSWSARLSSASRRYQSSLQTRSVRCSILCFGPIPEDDMFMGFEEIDGDDDIREEFPCPFCSEYFDIVGLCIHLDDEHPVEARNGVCPVCAMRAGVDMVAHITLQHGNIFKMQRKRKSRKSGSHSALSFLKRELRDGTLQSLLGGSSCTVSSSNAAADPLLSSFILPVGDDFASVQTNLSTETSTKKKSLDENVPERKVQTPPLSVKDQEERAKRCKFVGELLFSTILNDGL